The Amphiprion ocellaris isolate individual 3 ecotype Okinawa chromosome 6, ASM2253959v1, whole genome shotgun sequence genome contains a region encoding:
- the clip1a gene encoding CAP-Gly domain-containing linker protein 1 isoform X1 yields the protein MSTAKASGIKVPSKIARPPGTGAPKTNPSTAKVAVADKSAASASGGDAKNSEENFQIGERVWVNGNKPGYIQFLGETQFAPGQWAGIVLDEPIGKNDGSVAGVRYFQCEALRGIFTRPSKLSRTEGEANGTQTAPPSRAASPTPSVGSVASQTPATKSSLPSSTTAAKKASTATPATPVTPSSNLTRTNSESVSNLSETGSVKKGERELKMGDRVLVGGTKAGVVRFLGETDFAKGEWCGVELDEPLGKNDGAVAGTRYFQCQPKYGLFAPVHKVTRIGFPSTTPAKSKTTVRKVVATPSGLKRSPSASSISTMSSVASSVSAKPSRTGLLTETSSRYNRKISGTTALQEALKEKQQHIEQLMAERDMERAEVAKATGHVGEMEQELSLLRDDQEQMETKMDQLRALVEAADKDKVELLNQLEEERRKVEDLQFRVEEACITKGDLETQTRLEHAHIKELEQSLLFEKTKAEKLQRELEDTRVATVSERSRIMELERDLSLRTREVADLQLRLGMQQGSEDSNSTLSPLLEEIHSLRDQLASQEANQREELGKYKEKLEAQEKVHSEAVAQLQASSVKLSGDKEQLQMRISQAEKENADIVELWRSKMESAVASHQQAMEELKVSFSKDAGAQTEELIETKSALEKLKVEHKLALDEAGAKCDAEASAWTQEMQALKAQLLSLTEEKERLEESLRSSVERAEEQHLVEMEDVLGKLHAAELRVKELEEKEASQAQQTQDKDKETKEQMAEMVALRSQIAQGNQELVALKKQLEEAQSQGNNQGVKVCELSSQLEGKQQEVLSLQQSLTTVKEEKDTLEQELGGLKQKFAESTEEQGKSAKTMQETLEKLTKKEEQCISLTTESESLRSQLAGLERKLKAADEKLEQLSKDKSKLENDISNMMKASGDSSVQLTKMNEDLMQKERRLEELQNQLAEEKEKAAHLNEQLQLEQSHKEQELKEARDTHQTQISSLQEKITTMEKTVKQSENLVEELKASQEKSLSQASELHVKELEVLQSQADKLKQDLSSSKDKNQELEKLVSELQPYKEQVQCLSAELDSSKHDIEQLSKKLEKLNLDLENVSKENEDVKGEKNELEKQLSDVQTKLSALEISHQQFSVQNEELQITRDKLSKHQEELLTNNKRLEEERMSLDKELEKLKDCLQEEQAENKQLKHGNGEYLLQIEELQRQIAEKNDALVKHQQDIQQIEAKKKQLFKDYENVCKERNRLEEDLNESKSKLTSEKDNLILERDTARNAKKSVDAKNAELQAKLKSLNLEKEDLTLKNTQLQAQAEMLTKEKMEMSSEISAAVLDTKNLETVKEELQNKLSVTKKDLESYVHECEELKASKMSLAQMLEEFKTSSQVTDSEKLHLLQEKEDLLASQRKASNEKDELLREIQELKEKLQVSAEQLSQSNVKFKEALSSFEQEKQAFCLQNSETEMALHALRKEKMSLDSALEQQKMDCERLTGEKGELEEKHTKAISEKNALSLERDKLASDIRTMKNQLDSSSRTNAELVEEKTQLTTMLEETKRQKDEVEAEKTCLKREKADLQNELQKHCSDIKTLEKGKTELVEKHSKLTMDFEKANLELGKQLENLTKDYQHIQSLQTEADKKAQSLQKDNQDLLQEIQKLKRQSESVSEAKHMLETQLEAESSERNKATSDKESLSKQIEELQKTLSKVTENSNEISSKLKNTDEQKRSLMADMEAMKTQMKQQDEEKSQLAEDKEQLLSKLEEMSKQMTLLTTEKEDLLSSRCKLEQDVSSLHTNKENWLAERSELLKQLECLQTSQKQLQVDIKALHTDKEVLEKQYKSAVAEVSASAIVKEEISSSISHLTAQKDALQVERDEAVQQVKQLESHLKNAVSKQLEASEASGKTAEALEQLTKEKAALMQEKSEVQSLLEELQSAKQETERQLESLKKENSTYQEDLNVSKKQLCTETERTKSLCQEIEDLKEAVSVKSQSLQMLQDENNKLTQELDNNHRDQGDLVKLKGEHSKLKKQLEEIKKSLPNNAFSESTLKEQLDKEKAALQQSIHKNSALISEKDQQVENLKSELTVLRGESASVKTLQGTIQALEQDKANLQDRIQRLEKDQAAGPDTINKSSGDAVLDQLREDKETAESQIDFLNSVIVDLQRKNEELKDKLEKMAAAALNGNNPSELDNYDSHDKQPTKKKPPPRLFCDICDCFDLHDTEDCPTQMQMPDSPPHTTYHGNKGEERPYCDICEVFGHWTDSCNDDQTF from the exons CAAGATAGCCAGGCCACCAGGAACAGGAGCCCCTAAGACCAATCCCAGTACAG caaaagTTGCTGTAGCTGACAAATCAGCTGCAAGTGCCAGCGGAGGAGATGCCAAGAACTCTGAGGAGAACTTCCAGATTGGGGAGCGAGTATGGGTGAATGGAAACAAGCCAGGCTACATACAGTTCTTGGGAGAGACACAGTTTGCCCCTGGACAGTGGGCAGGGATTGTTCTAGATGAGCCGATTGGGAAAAATGACGGGTCGGTGGCAGGGGTGCGCTACTTCCAGTGCGAAGCCCTGCGAGGGATATTTACCCGCCCATCTAAGTTGTCTCGCACAGAGGGGGAGGCTAATGGGACCCAGACCGCACCACCTTCCCGTGCTGCATCACCCACTCCCTCAGTTGGAAGCGTGGCCTCACAAACGCCCGCCACTAAATCATCATTACCCTCAAGTACTACGGCAGCCAAGAAGGCCTCCACTGCTACACCTGCAACACCAGTTACACCATCTTCCAACCTCACGCGCACAAACAGTGAATCTGTCTCCAACCTCTCAGAGACTGGATCAGTCAAGAAGGGGGAACGGGAACTGAAGATGGGTGACCGTGTTTTG GTTGGTGGCACAAAGGCAGGAGTGGTGCGTTTTCTTGGTGAAACAGATTTTGCCAAAGGCGAGTGGTGTGGTGTGGAGTTGGACGAACCCTTAGGAAAGAATGATGGAGCAGTTGCAGGCACAAG ATATTTTCAGTGCCAACCCAAGTATGGCTTATTTGCTCCAGTGCACAAAGTCACACGCATTGGCTTCCCTTCCACCACTCCAGCTAAATCAAAAACAACAGTTCGGAAAGTAGTGGCCACACCGTCAGGGCTAAAGAGAAGCCCAAGTGCCTCATCCATCAGTACCATGAGCTCTGTGGCGTCTTCTGTTAGCGCTAAGCCCAGCCGCACAGGCCTG CTGACAGAGACATCGTCAAGGTATAATCGAAAGATTTCAGGCACCACAGCTCTGCAGGAGGCActgaaggaaaagcaacaacatATTGAGCAGCTAATGGCTGAGAGGGACATGGAAAGAGCAGAGGTTGCCAAGGCCACTGGCCATGTTGGAGAGATGGAGCAAGAACTTAGCCTGCTCAGGGATGATCAGGAGCAG ATGGAGACAAAGATGGATCAGTTGCGTGCCTTGGTAGAAGCTGCAGACAAAGATAAAGTGGAGCTGCTAAATCAACTAGAGGAGGAGCGTAG GAAGGTGGAGGACCTTCAGTTTCGTGTAGAGGAAGCTTGCATTACCAAAGGAGACCTGGAG ACGCAGACCAGACTGGAGCATGCCCACATTAAGGAGCTTGAACAGAGCCTGCTCTTTGAAAAGACCAAAGCTGAGAAACTCCAAAGAGAGTTAGAAGACACTAGG GTTGCGACTGTATCAGAGAGATCCCGTATTATGGAGCTCGAGCGGGACCTTTCACTGAGAACAAGAGAGGTAGCTGACCTGCAGCTGCGTCTTGGGATGCAGCAGGGTTCTGAGGATTCAAATTCTACTCTTTCTCCACTCCTGGAAGAGATACATTCTCTGAGGGACCAGTTGGCTTCTCAAGAAGCTAATCAGAGGGAAGAGCTAGGGAAATACAAGGAGAAGCTAGAAGCTCAAGAAAAAGTCCATAGTGAGGCAGTTGCCCAGCTTCAGGCCTCCTCTGTAAAGCTCTCTGGCGACAAAGAGCAGTTGCAGATGCGCATAAGCCAGGCTGAGAAGGAAAATGCTGATATTGTTGAACTGTGGCGCTCCAAGATGGAGTCTGCCGTCGCCTCTCACCAGCAAGCCATGGAGGAACTGAAGGTGTCCTTCAGCAAAGATGCAGGTGCCCAGACAGAAGAGCTTATAGAAACCAAAAGTGCACTGGAAAAGCTGAAAGTGGAACACAAGTTGGCACTTGATGAAGCTGGAGCTAAATGTGACGCTGAAGCCTCTGCTTGGACTCAGGAGATGCAAGCGCTGAAGGCACAGCTGTTGTCTTTGACTGAGGAAAAGGAGCGACTGGAGGAGTCGCTAAGATCCAGTGTTGAGAGAGCAGAGGAGCAGCACCTTGTGGAGATGGAGGATGTTCTTGGGAAGCTTCATGCTGCTGAACTTAGGGTGAAGGAGCTCGAGGAGAAAGAAGCATCACAGGCACAACAGACTCAAGACAAGGACAAAGAAACCAAAGAGCAGATGGCAGAAATGGTGGCTCTGCGCAGCCAAATAGCACAAGGTAACCAGGAGCTTGTGGCTCTAAAGAAGCAATTAGAGGAGGCACAGAGCCAAGGAAACAACCAGGGTGTAAAG GTTTGTGAATTGAGCTCTCAGTTGGAGGGCAAACAGCAGGAAGTTCTCTCCTTACAGCAGAGTCTTACTACTGtaaaggaggagaaggacacCCTGGAACAAGAGCTTGGAGGCCTG AAACAAAAGTTTGCTGAAAGCACAGAGGAGCAGGGTAAATCTGCAAAAACTATGCAAG aaacACTTGAGAAGCTCACTAAGAAGGAGGAGCAGTGTATATCTTTGACTACAGAATCAGAGTCCCTAAGAAGTCAGCTTGCTG GGCTGGAGAGGAAGCTGAAAGCTGCAGATGAAAAGCTTGAGCAGCTTTCGAAGGACAAAAGCAAACTGGAAAATGATATTTCCAACATGATGAAGGCATCTGGTGATAGTTCAGTACAGCTTACCAAAATGAATGAGGACCTCATGCAGAAAGAAAG GAGACTTGAGGAGTTACAGAATCAGTTagcagaggagaaggagaaggcgGCACATTTGAATGAACAactccagctagaacagtcccACAAAGAGCAGGAGCTGAAAGAGGCCAGAGATACACATCAGACTCAAATAAGTAGCCTTCAGGAGAAGATTACCACCATG GAGAAGACCGTTAAACAAAGTGAGAATCTGGTCGAGGAGCTGAAGGCCTCACAGGAGAAGTCCCTCTCTCAGGCCTCAGAGCTCCATGTGAAGGAACTTGAGGTGCTGCAAAGTCAGGCTGATAAGCTGAAGCAGGATTTGTCCTCCTCCAAGGACAAAAACCAAGAGCTAGAGAAGCTGGTATCTGAGCTGCAGCCATACAAGGAACAGGTTCAG TGTCTTTCTGCTGAGCTTGACTCCTCCAAGCATGATATTGAACAATTGTccaaaaaactggaaaaactgaatCTAGATCTGGAAAATGTGTCTAAGGAAAATGAGGATGTTAAGGGCGAGAAGAACGAACTGGAGAAACAGCTTTCAGATGTGCAGACTAAACTTTCTGCCCTCGAGATTAGTCACCAGCAATTTTCAGTCCAGAATGAAGAACTGCAAATAACCAGAGATAAACTTTCCAAACATCAAGAGGAACTACTCACCAATAACAAGCGTTTAGAAGAAGAGAGGATGTCATTGGACAAGGAACTGGAGAAGCTTAAAGACTGTCTTCAAGAAGAAcaggctgaaaacaaacaactgaagcATGGTAATGGTGAATACCTGCTCCAAATTGAGGAGCTTCAAAGAcaaattgcagagaaaaatgatgctCTTGTAAAGCATCAGCAAGACATCCAGCAAATTGAGGCTAAAAAGAAGCAACTCTTCAAGGATTATGAAAATGTCTGCAAAGAGAGGAACCGGCTTGAAGAGGACCTCAATGAAAGCAAGTCAAAGCTAACATCTGAGAAAGACAATCTGATATTAGAGAGAGATACTGCTAGAAATGCCAAGAAGTCTGTTGATGCTAAGAACGCTGAGTTGCAGGCAAAACTTAAATCCTTGAACTTGGAAAAAGAAGATCTTACATTGAAGAATACCCAGCTCCAGGCCCAAGCAGAAATGCTGACAAAAGAGAAGATGGAGATGTCCTCTGAAATCAGTGCTGCTGTGTTGGATACAAAGAACCTTGAGACAGTGAAGGAGGAGCTCCAGAATAAGCTCAGTGTCACAAAGAAAGATTTAGAAAGCTATGTCCATGAATGTGAAGAACTCAAAGCCTCAAAAATGAGCTTGGCTCAGATGTTGGAAGAGTTCAAGACGAGCAGTCAGGTGACTGATTCTGAAAAACTTCACCTTCTACAGGAGAAAGAAGACCTACTTGCAAGCCAAAGAAAAGCCTCTAATGAGAAGGACGAGCTCCTCAGAGAGATACAAGAACTAAAGGAGAAGCTTCAAGTCTCTGCAGAACAACTGTCTCAGTCTAATgtgaaatttaaagaagcattaTCATCTTTTGAGCAAGAGAAGCAAGCGTTTTGCCTTCAGAATTCTGAAACTGAGATGGCCCTACATGCTTTACGAAAAGAAAAGATGAGCCTGGATTCAGCActagagcagcagaaaatggaCTGTGAGCGTTTGACAGGGGAAAAGGGAGAGTTAGAAGAGAAGCACACGAAGGCCATATCTGAGAAAAATGCTCTGTCGCTTGAGCGTGATAAGCTAGCTAGTGATATCCGAACAATGAAGAACCAATTGGACAGTTCCTCTAGAACTAATGCTGAGCTTGTTGAAGAGAAAACTCAATTAACAACAATGCTAGAAGAAACCAAACGCCAAAAAGATGAGGTGGAAGCAGAGAAGACCTGtttgaaaagagaaaaggcTGACCTACAAAATGAACTGCAGAAACATTGCTCTGATATTAAAACTCTTGAAAAGGGCAAAACGGAACTTGTTGAAAAGCATAGTAAACTAACAATGGATTTTGAGAAGGCCAATTTAGAGCTTGGTAAACAGTTAGAAAACCTTACAAAAGATTATCAGCATATTCAGTCATTGCAGACTGAGGCTGATAAAAAAGCACAGTCCTTGCAGAAAGACAACCAGGACCTTCTTCAGGAGATCCAGAAGTTAAAACGTCAGTCTGAATCAGTGTCAGAGGCCAAGCACATGCTTGAGACCCAGCTAGAGGCTGAATCCAGTGAACGGAATAAAGCAACATCTGACAAGGAAAGTCTTTCCAAACAAATTGAGGAATTGCAGAAAACATTGTCCAAAGTTACAGAAAATAGTAATGAGATTTCCTCTAAATTGAAGAATACTGATGAGCAAAAGAGGTCCTTAATGGCAGATATGGAGGCtatgaaaacacaaatgaagcagcaagatgaagaaaaaagtcaGTTAGCAGAAGATAAAGAACAGCTATTATCTAAACTTGAGGAGATGAGCAAACAGATGACCCTCTTGACCACAGAGAAGGAGGACCTTTTATCCAGCCGCTGTAAATTAGAGCAGGATGTTTCTTCTCTccacacaaacaaagaaaactggcTTGCAGAACGATCAGAGCTTCTAAAACAACTGGAGTGTTTGCAGACCAGCCAGAAACAGCTACAGGTTGACATCAAGGCCCTACACACTGATAAAGAAGTTCTGGAAAAGCAATACAAGAGTGCTGTCGCAGAAGTATCGGCTTCTGCCATTGTGAAAGAAGAAATTTCCTCCAGCATCTCACATCTAACGGCTCAGAAGGATGCCCTGCAGGTGGAGAGAGATGAAGCCGTCCAGCAAGTCAAGCAGCTCGAGTCACATCTCAAAAATGCAGTTTCTAAGCAGCTTGAG GCTTCAGAGGCCTCTGGCAAGACTGCTGAGGCTCTTGAACAGCTGACAAAAGAGAAAGCCGCTTTGATGCAGGAGAAGAGCGAAGTTCAGTCTTTGTTAGAAGAGCTCCAGAGTGCCAAGCAGGAAACAGAGAGGCAG ttggAATCTCTGAAGAAAGAGAATTCCACATATCAAGAAGATCTGAATGTATCCAAAAAGCAACTTTGCACAGAAACTGAGAGGACCAAGAGTCTGTGCCAGGAAAT TGAGGACCTTAAAGAAGCAGTTTCTGTAAAGTCACAGTCCCTGCAGATGCTGCAAGATGAGAACAACAAGCTGACTCAGGAGCTTGATAACAATCACAGAGACCAGGGTGATCTTGTGAAG CTGAAGGGTGAGCACTCAAAACTCAAAAAGCAACTGGAAGAGATAAAGAAAAG ccTGCCAAACAATGCCTTCAG TGAGAGCACCTTGAAGGAGCAGTTGGACAAGGAGAAGGCTGCCCTCCAACAGTCCATCCATAAAAACAGTGCCTTAATCTCAGAAAAGGACCAGCAGGTGGAAAACCTGAAGAGTGAG CTGACTGTACTGCGTGGGGAAAGTGCCTCAGTTAAGACACTGCAGGGTACAATTCAGGCCTTGGAGCAGGACAAAGCTAATCTACAGGATCGTATTCAGAGACTGGAGAAGGACCAGGCTGCAGGGCCTGACACCATCAACAAGTCCTCAG GTGATGCGGTTTTGGACCAGTTGAGGGAGGATAAGGAGACTGCAGAGAGTCAG ATTGATTTCCTGAATTCAGTCATTGTTGACCTCCAGAGGAAGAACGAGGAACTTAAGGACAAATTGGAGAAAATGGCAGCTGCTGCTCTCAATGGGAATAATCCCAGTGAGCTGGATAACTATGATAG ccaTGACAAGCAACCCACGAAGAAGAAACCTCCCCCAAGACTGTTCTGTGACATCTGCGATTGCTTCGATCTCCACGACACCGAGGACTGTCCCACACAAATGCAGATGCCTGACTCCCCTCCACACACCACCTACCACGGCAATAAGGGTGAAGAACGGCCATACTGCGACATCTGTGAGGTCTTTGGCCACTGGACCGATTCCTGTAACGATGATCAGACcttttaa
- the clip1a gene encoding CAP-Gly domain-containing linker protein 1 isoform X4 encodes MSTAKASGIKVPSKIARPPGTGAPKTNPSTAKVAVADKSAASASGGDAKNSEENFQIGERVWVNGNKPGYIQFLGETQFAPGQWAGIVLDEPIGKNDGSVAGVRYFQCEALRGIFTRPSKLSRTEGEANGTQTAPPSRAASPTPSVGSVASQTPATKSSLPSSTTAAKKASTATPATPVTPSSNLTRTNSESVSNLSETGSVKKGERELKMGDRVLVGGTKAGVVRFLGETDFAKGEWCGVELDEPLGKNDGAVAGTRYFQCQPKYGLFAPVHKVTRIGFPSTTPAKSKTTVRKVVATPSGLKRSPSASSISTMSSVASSVSAKPSRTGLLTETSSRYNRKISGTTALQEALKEKQQHIEQLMAERDMERAEVAKATGHVGEMEQELSLLRDDQEQMETKMDQLRALVEAADKDKVELLNQLEEERRKVEDLQFRVEEACITKGDLETQTRLEHAHIKELEQSLLFEKTKAEKLQRELEDTRVATVSERSRIMELERDLSLRTREVADLQLRLGMQQGSEDSNSTLSPLLEEIHSLRDQLASQEANQREELGKYKEKLEAQEKVHSEAVAQLQASSVKLSGDKEQLQMRISQAEKENADIVELWRSKMESAVASHQQAMEELKVSFSKDAGAQTEELIETKSALEKLKVEHKLALDEAGAKCDAEASAWTQEMQALKAQLLSLTEEKERLEESLRSSVERAEEQHLVEMEDVLGKLHAAELRVKELEEKEASQAQQTQDKDKETKEQMAEMVALRSQIAQGNQELVALKKQLEEAQSQGNNQGVKVCELSSQLEGKQQEVLSLQQSLTTVKEEKDTLEQELGGLKQKFAESTEEQGKSAKTMQETLEKLTKKEEQCISLTTESESLRSQLAGLERKLKAADEKLEQLSKDKSKLENDISNMMKASGDSSVQLTKMNEDLMQKERRLEELQNQLAEEKEKAAHLNEQLQLEQSHKEQELKEARDTHQTQISSLQEKITTMEKTVKQSENLVEELKASQEKSLSQASELHVKELEVLQSQADKLKQDLSSSKDKNQELEKLVSELQPYKEQVQASEASGKTAEALEQLTKEKAALMQEKSEVQSLLEELQSAKQETERQLESLKKENSTYQEDLNVSKKQLCTETERTKSLCQEIEDLKEAVSVKSQSLQMLQDENNKLTQELDNNHRDQGDLVKLKGEHSKLKKQLEEIKKSLPNNAFSESTLKEQLDKEKAALQQSIHKNSALISEKDQQVENLKSELTVLRGESASVKTLQGTIQALEQDKANLQDRIQRLEKDQAAGPDTINKSSGDAVLDQLREDKETAESQIDFLNSVIVDLQRKNEELKDKLEKMAAAALNGNNPSELDNYDSHDKQPTKKKPPPRLFCDICDCFDLHDTEDCPTQMQMPDSPPHTTYHGNKGEERPYCDICEVFGHWTDSCNDDQTF; translated from the exons CAAGATAGCCAGGCCACCAGGAACAGGAGCCCCTAAGACCAATCCCAGTACAG caaaagTTGCTGTAGCTGACAAATCAGCTGCAAGTGCCAGCGGAGGAGATGCCAAGAACTCTGAGGAGAACTTCCAGATTGGGGAGCGAGTATGGGTGAATGGAAACAAGCCAGGCTACATACAGTTCTTGGGAGAGACACAGTTTGCCCCTGGACAGTGGGCAGGGATTGTTCTAGATGAGCCGATTGGGAAAAATGACGGGTCGGTGGCAGGGGTGCGCTACTTCCAGTGCGAAGCCCTGCGAGGGATATTTACCCGCCCATCTAAGTTGTCTCGCACAGAGGGGGAGGCTAATGGGACCCAGACCGCACCACCTTCCCGTGCTGCATCACCCACTCCCTCAGTTGGAAGCGTGGCCTCACAAACGCCCGCCACTAAATCATCATTACCCTCAAGTACTACGGCAGCCAAGAAGGCCTCCACTGCTACACCTGCAACACCAGTTACACCATCTTCCAACCTCACGCGCACAAACAGTGAATCTGTCTCCAACCTCTCAGAGACTGGATCAGTCAAGAAGGGGGAACGGGAACTGAAGATGGGTGACCGTGTTTTG GTTGGTGGCACAAAGGCAGGAGTGGTGCGTTTTCTTGGTGAAACAGATTTTGCCAAAGGCGAGTGGTGTGGTGTGGAGTTGGACGAACCCTTAGGAAAGAATGATGGAGCAGTTGCAGGCACAAG ATATTTTCAGTGCCAACCCAAGTATGGCTTATTTGCTCCAGTGCACAAAGTCACACGCATTGGCTTCCCTTCCACCACTCCAGCTAAATCAAAAACAACAGTTCGGAAAGTAGTGGCCACACCGTCAGGGCTAAAGAGAAGCCCAAGTGCCTCATCCATCAGTACCATGAGCTCTGTGGCGTCTTCTGTTAGCGCTAAGCCCAGCCGCACAGGCCTG CTGACAGAGACATCGTCAAGGTATAATCGAAAGATTTCAGGCACCACAGCTCTGCAGGAGGCActgaaggaaaagcaacaacatATTGAGCAGCTAATGGCTGAGAGGGACATGGAAAGAGCAGAGGTTGCCAAGGCCACTGGCCATGTTGGAGAGATGGAGCAAGAACTTAGCCTGCTCAGGGATGATCAGGAGCAG ATGGAGACAAAGATGGATCAGTTGCGTGCCTTGGTAGAAGCTGCAGACAAAGATAAAGTGGAGCTGCTAAATCAACTAGAGGAGGAGCGTAG GAAGGTGGAGGACCTTCAGTTTCGTGTAGAGGAAGCTTGCATTACCAAAGGAGACCTGGAG ACGCAGACCAGACTGGAGCATGCCCACATTAAGGAGCTTGAACAGAGCCTGCTCTTTGAAAAGACCAAAGCTGAGAAACTCCAAAGAGAGTTAGAAGACACTAGG GTTGCGACTGTATCAGAGAGATCCCGTATTATGGAGCTCGAGCGGGACCTTTCACTGAGAACAAGAGAGGTAGCTGACCTGCAGCTGCGTCTTGGGATGCAGCAGGGTTCTGAGGATTCAAATTCTACTCTTTCTCCACTCCTGGAAGAGATACATTCTCTGAGGGACCAGTTGGCTTCTCAAGAAGCTAATCAGAGGGAAGAGCTAGGGAAATACAAGGAGAAGCTAGAAGCTCAAGAAAAAGTCCATAGTGAGGCAGTTGCCCAGCTTCAGGCCTCCTCTGTAAAGCTCTCTGGCGACAAAGAGCAGTTGCAGATGCGCATAAGCCAGGCTGAGAAGGAAAATGCTGATATTGTTGAACTGTGGCGCTCCAAGATGGAGTCTGCCGTCGCCTCTCACCAGCAAGCCATGGAGGAACTGAAGGTGTCCTTCAGCAAAGATGCAGGTGCCCAGACAGAAGAGCTTATAGAAACCAAAAGTGCACTGGAAAAGCTGAAAGTGGAACACAAGTTGGCACTTGATGAAGCTGGAGCTAAATGTGACGCTGAAGCCTCTGCTTGGACTCAGGAGATGCAAGCGCTGAAGGCACAGCTGTTGTCTTTGACTGAGGAAAAGGAGCGACTGGAGGAGTCGCTAAGATCCAGTGTTGAGAGAGCAGAGGAGCAGCACCTTGTGGAGATGGAGGATGTTCTTGGGAAGCTTCATGCTGCTGAACTTAGGGTGAAGGAGCTCGAGGAGAAAGAAGCATCACAGGCACAACAGACTCAAGACAAGGACAAAGAAACCAAAGAGCAGATGGCAGAAATGGTGGCTCTGCGCAGCCAAATAGCACAAGGTAACCAGGAGCTTGTGGCTCTAAAGAAGCAATTAGAGGAGGCACAGAGCCAAGGAAACAACCAGGGTGTAAAG GTTTGTGAATTGAGCTCTCAGTTGGAGGGCAAACAGCAGGAAGTTCTCTCCTTACAGCAGAGTCTTACTACTGtaaaggaggagaaggacacCCTGGAACAAGAGCTTGGAGGCCTG AAACAAAAGTTTGCTGAAAGCACAGAGGAGCAGGGTAAATCTGCAAAAACTATGCAAG aaacACTTGAGAAGCTCACTAAGAAGGAGGAGCAGTGTATATCTTTGACTACAGAATCAGAGTCCCTAAGAAGTCAGCTTGCTG GGCTGGAGAGGAAGCTGAAAGCTGCAGATGAAAAGCTTGAGCAGCTTTCGAAGGACAAAAGCAAACTGGAAAATGATATTTCCAACATGATGAAGGCATCTGGTGATAGTTCAGTACAGCTTACCAAAATGAATGAGGACCTCATGCAGAAAGAAAG GAGACTTGAGGAGTTACAGAATCAGTTagcagaggagaaggagaaggcgGCACATTTGAATGAACAactccagctagaacagtcccACAAAGAGCAGGAGCTGAAAGAGGCCAGAGATACACATCAGACTCAAATAAGTAGCCTTCAGGAGAAGATTACCACCATG GAGAAGACCGTTAAACAAAGTGAGAATCTGGTCGAGGAGCTGAAGGCCTCACAGGAGAAGTCCCTCTCTCAGGCCTCAGAGCTCCATGTGAAGGAACTTGAGGTGCTGCAAAGTCAGGCTGATAAGCTGAAGCAGGATTTGTCCTCCTCCAAGGACAAAAACCAAGAGCTAGAGAAGCTGGTATCTGAGCTGCAGCCATACAAGGAACAGGTTCAG GCTTCAGAGGCCTCTGGCAAGACTGCTGAGGCTCTTGAACAGCTGACAAAAGAGAAAGCCGCTTTGATGCAGGAGAAGAGCGAAGTTCAGTCTTTGTTAGAAGAGCTCCAGAGTGCCAAGCAGGAAACAGAGAGGCAG ttggAATCTCTGAAGAAAGAGAATTCCACATATCAAGAAGATCTGAATGTATCCAAAAAGCAACTTTGCACAGAAACTGAGAGGACCAAGAGTCTGTGCCAGGAAAT TGAGGACCTTAAAGAAGCAGTTTCTGTAAAGTCACAGTCCCTGCAGATGCTGCAAGATGAGAACAACAAGCTGACTCAGGAGCTTGATAACAATCACAGAGACCAGGGTGATCTTGTGAAG CTGAAGGGTGAGCACTCAAAACTCAAAAAGCAACTGGAAGAGATAAAGAAAAG ccTGCCAAACAATGCCTTCAG TGAGAGCACCTTGAAGGAGCAGTTGGACAAGGAGAAGGCTGCCCTCCAACAGTCCATCCATAAAAACAGTGCCTTAATCTCAGAAAAGGACCAGCAGGTGGAAAACCTGAAGAGTGAG CTGACTGTACTGCGTGGGGAAAGTGCCTCAGTTAAGACACTGCAGGGTACAATTCAGGCCTTGGAGCAGGACAAAGCTAATCTACAGGATCGTATTCAGAGACTGGAGAAGGACCAGGCTGCAGGGCCTGACACCATCAACAAGTCCTCAG GTGATGCGGTTTTGGACCAGTTGAGGGAGGATAAGGAGACTGCAGAGAGTCAG ATTGATTTCCTGAATTCAGTCATTGTTGACCTCCAGAGGAAGAACGAGGAACTTAAGGACAAATTGGAGAAAATGGCAGCTGCTGCTCTCAATGGGAATAATCCCAGTGAGCTGGATAACTATGATAG ccaTGACAAGCAACCCACGAAGAAGAAACCTCCCCCAAGACTGTTCTGTGACATCTGCGATTGCTTCGATCTCCACGACACCGAGGACTGTCCCACACAAATGCAGATGCCTGACTCCCCTCCACACACCACCTACCACGGCAATAAGGGTGAAGAACGGCCATACTGCGACATCTGTGAGGTCTTTGGCCACTGGACCGATTCCTGTAACGATGATCAGACcttttaa